The Candidatus Nomurabacteria bacterium genomic sequence AACAGGTGAACATCCTGCAAAGATCACAAAAGAATTGACGGATTACTATCGAAAGTCAATGCAGGATATGGGGTATGGGATCGATTGGGATAGAGAGGTAAACACCACAGATCCGAATTACTACAAATGGACTCAATGGATCTTCCTGAAGTTTTGGAAAGAGGGACTTGCAGAATTCAAAGAAGAACCTGTCTGGTGGTCTGATCAGATGAAAACTGTACTAGCTGAAGAAGAGGTCATCAAAGATGAAAATGAAGATCCGGTAGCTGAGCGTGATGGTAGCCCTGTTAGGAGGAGGTTGCTGAAGCAATGGGTACTGAAGATCCCGGAGTACGCTGATAAATTGATACAGGGTTTTGACAATGTTGATTTTCCAGAATCGATCAAAGCCGCACAAACAAATTGGATAGGACGAAGTGAGGGTACTGTTGTGAAATTTCCAATAGAAGGACATAAAGATGAGACTTTAGAGTGTTTCACTACTCGAATAGATACGATCTTTGGTGTCACATATATTGCTATAGCACCAGAGCATGAAAAGTTAGATAAACTGTTGGTAAATTGTACTAATCCCGATGAGGTTAGGGATTATGTTGCTAAAGTAAAGAAGAAAACTGAGTTAGAGCGTCAACAAAATAAAGAGAAAACGGGTGTTTTGATCGAGGGAGCCTATGTTGTCAACCCATTCGACACCTCCCGGCAGATCCCCGTCTATGTTGCTGATTATGTCTTAAAAGATTATGGTACTGGAGTAGTTATGGGTGTTCCGGCACATGATGAAAGAGATTATGAATTTGCAAAGAAATTTGGGATCGATATTATTCCTGTGATAGCTCAGAAAAAAGGTGTCATCCCATCAATTGATGATGATCATGAGTGTTTCGCAGATCATGGATATGTTGTGAATTCAGGAGAATTTGATGGAATGACATCAGAAGATGCGATAGAGAAAATGACAGCATGGCTAGAGGAAAGAGGTTTAGGTAAAGGAGAGATAACGTATAAGATCAGGGATTGGTTATTTACCAGGCAGAGGTATTGGGGTGAGCCTATTCCTTTGATCCATAGGATTGATGGAAAGATAGAACCTGTAGCTGATCCGGACGATCCTCAACAGGTAAAGGAGAGATTACCCTTAAAGCTACCTGAATTGCCTGATTATAGTCCTTCAGATGATGGAGATTCACCATTAGCCAAAAATACAGAATGGCTTAACACAATCGCTGATGATGGCACACCTGCAAAGCGGGAAACTAACACTATGCCAAATTGGGCAGGTTCTTGTTGGTATTACCTCCGATATCTGGATCCTAACAACGACAATGAGATCGCTGATATCGAGAAAATGAAATACTGGCTCCCTGTAGATAAATATTTCGGTGGAAGTGAACACACGACCTTACATCTTTTATACTCGCGATTCTGGCATAAGTTCCTTTATGATCAGGGGGTAGTTCCAACACCAGAACCATATCAATGGCGCTTGAATGGGGGCACTCTGCTAGGGCCTGATGGCGTTCGTATGTCAAAATCACGAGGAAATGTAGTAGAACCACAAGAGAAGCTACAGAATTACGGTGCAGATGCGGTTAGGATGTATATTGCATTTA encodes the following:
- a CDS encoding leucine--tRNA ligase; protein product: MAHYDFKKIEDTWKDKWYSNNLYKAEDFSDKQKKYILVEFPYPSGKSMHVGHMLRYTVPEIYSRFLRMRGYNVLFPMGWDAFGLPAENYAIKTGEHPAKITKELTDYYRKSMQDMGYGIDWDREVNTTDPNYYKWTQWIFLKFWKEGLAEFKEEPVWWSDQMKTVLAEEEVIKDENEDPVAERDGSPVRRRLLKQWVLKIPEYADKLIQGFDNVDFPESIKAAQTNWIGRSEGTVVKFPIEGHKDETLECFTTRIDTIFGVTYIAIAPEHEKLDKLLVNCTNPDEVRDYVAKVKKKTELERQQNKEKTGVLIEGAYVVNPFDTSRQIPVYVADYVLKDYGTGVVMGVPAHDERDYEFAKKFGIDIIPVIAQKKGVIPSIDDDHECFADHGYVVNSGEFDGMTSEDAIEKMTAWLEERGLGKGEITYKIRDWLFTRQRYWGEPIPLIHRIDGKIEPVADPDDPQQVKERLPLKLPELPDYSPSDDGDSPLAKNTEWLNTIADDGTPAKRETNTMPNWAGSCWYYLRYLDPNNDNEIADIEKMKYWLPVDKYFGGSEHTTLHLLYSRFWHKFLYDQGVVPTPEPYQWRLNGGTLLGPDGVRMSKSRGNVVEPQEKLQNYGADAVRMYIAFIGPYEGTFPYNENSLRACSRVLENIYELRTTVSDTVEDQALEKKLHVMIKRVTGMAEELKMNTIVSDIMVFTKDMRSAGAVPKDVWMNFIKVLAPITPFLAEELWQEVNGWKEWEDANSVHLQSWPEYDPAKVVEEQVEVPVQINGKMRGVVLLDVGASEDVVRRVIEEDPRVAAYLEGVEIEKLIYVQDKIVNILTR